tcacacacacactggtctgcTCTCACATTCCACTGCAGGACGGCCGGgggcagcgcacacacacacacacacacactctcacacacatttacacacactctcacacacacacactcacacacatttacacacactctcacacacacacatttacacacacacacacacactggtctgcTCTCACGTTCCACTGCAGGACGGCCGggggcagcacacacacactcacacacacacacacacacacacactcacacacacacatttacacacactctcacacacacacactcacacacacacacacacacactggtctgcTCTCACGTTCCACTGCAGGACGGCCGGgggcagcgcacacacacacacactctcacacacacacacacacacactctcacacacatttacacacactcacacacacacacaggtttcacGTTCCACTGCAGGACGGCCGGgggcagcgcacacacacacacacactctcacacacatttacacacactcacacacactcacactcacacacacacacacacacacacacacaggtctcacGTTCCACTGCAGGACGGCCGGgggcagcgcacacacacacacacacacactctcacacacacacacacacacacacactctcacacacatttacacacactcacacacacacacaggtctcacGTTCCACTGCAGGACGGCCGGgggcagcgcacacacacacacacacactctcacacacacacacacacacacacacactctcacacacactcacacacacacacaggtctcacGTTCCACTGCAGGACGGCAGGGGGCAGCACGGCGCAGGGTCCCATCACTCTGTTCCCGCTGATGTTGAATCCGCGCGGGCTGTAGCTGTAGATGACGGCTCCTCCCCCTTCCTTCTGCAGGAGCGACACTGTGGTCCTCTGGTAGAGCTCGTCATCGGCGGGACCGAGCCTGTGGCGGCGCGCCTGAGACACTCTACAACACACAAACAGTTATGTGCAGCACACAACAGAGCCCATGTGCTGAACActgcatcccacaatgcactgcgctTGACCTTCTACTGATTTGATTTGACTTAAAAAGtacttttacacacaaacaattattttatattcagaaatccttttatatctgaaatcactgcacACCACAAGCATGACAAGGTGATGTAACAATTTAGCAAAGACTGTCTGAATACTGTCTCAGTTCTCGGTATATACTATAAACAGAGCACACGAGAGCTGCAGAACACCGTTTACCGGCTCAGAGCCGGAAGAAGCCAAGAACCGAGCCGCAGTCCGTGAACGGATCCCGGTGACAGGAGCCTTGCGCAGCTGACGGCGGCCATGACGCACGGAACCCACGAGTGCGCGCAGACGGACACGCGCATCGGTGATGACAACATCCTGCGCAATGACAGTTCTCTTGCGCAAATGATCATCTTTAACCCTTTATAGGTTCATTTCTGTATATGTTATCGTTCATATTCGCcatttatgaaatgtttattgataatttatttttatagtaggTTACATGTCAATATTCACACATAAATatccagttatttttttatttaaactcgaGCATCTCAGTATTCCCGTGAATCAGCTGCCCAGGTTCGGAGTTCGATTATTTTCCCTTGAGTGCGCGTGACTGCCTGTGCGCGCGCCCGCTGTCGTGTTTACTGGCTGCGGTTCTCCAGCTCGCGCACTCGCACGATCTGAGCGTGTTATGATCGCGTTGCTTGTGTTTATATCGTTGCTCTGAGTGCGACGGACGCGTCAGTGCGGGGGAAACGGCCGGTTTGATGATGTATCGATCCCTGTTCGCCTTCAGCTCGGCGGAGCGGAACGCGCTGCGCTTCCCCGCGGGAGAGTCTTTCCTCGTCCTCGAGCGCAGCAGCGCGCACTGGTGGCTCGCGACGCGCTGCAGCTCCGGAGAGACCGGCTACATCCCCGCCTCATACATCGAGAAAATACCGGTGAGACGGACAAATATATTCGTGTGCGTGCGtttgtgtgcgcgtgcgtgcgtgcgtgagtgtgtAAATACACATAATTTTTGTTATGTAATGTTTtagaatattatttttcattgtattgATTATTACATGTTTGTACTTTACATTTGTATgtcatatataatgtattatattcctatatgcaatttttattttattttttatatataattgtatgtaatattttattcataaaataatagtGTGTAATATTTTGTGCAATATTACAGAATcatatttaatttagtattacgtttatatatatttttgtcatattatataatttttataacgTATTGGGTTATATTCTAataacatgtatttttatattatatcaatatattattatattgctttatatttctttatattttgatttttgtaaattattgtatttttatgtgaCAATAAATTATAACGTTTTTATAATACAGATCATAGAGTATAATTCAGATGTAAATACATATGTTAATATTATAGAATCttatggatttattattattatgtttttatatattatattgggttgtagattagattagatttaactttattgtcactgcacatgtaggtaaaagacaacgaaatgcagttagcatctaaccagaagtgcaataagcagtaagtacagaatatacaaggtctacaatatgtacaataactatacagataagtattatgggcataatttacagatttcaaatactattagcatgatatacagataggtgtagtatgaacatactatacagatgaaTTATGTAaaagtatagtacagtataggcagaactatgaacatatgaacataattacactattgcaatggacagtaaagtgcatagaaaatatttcagtgtgcaaatggattatacagtgttcctggacaaaccgacagtagtgcaagtaataacaagttactgttttaagcttgttgtaaataaataaatcagtcagatgtagttttgaagagggggaggagtctatgtgtggtgtggggggtgttgaggggtgtcagagggcagagttcagcaaggagacagctttagggaaaaagctgttcctgaatcttgtggttcTTGTTCGGAGGCTCCTGAAGCACCTCCCAGAGGGCAAGAGATTAAACagtccgtggtcagggtgagacgagtccttgagaatgctgcgagctcgacgtagacagcgtttcctctggatgtcctcaagagcaggaagtggtgtccctgtgatgcgctgggcagttttcaacacactctgcagtgccttgcggtcagccactgagcagttcccataccagactgtgatgcaactggtcaggatgctctcgatcgcacaccggtaaaagttcaccaggatggatgaagacagctggttcttcttcagtgtcctgaggaagaaaaggcgctggtgagccttcttgaccaggctggaggtgtttgtagtccaggacaggtccttcgagatggtggttcccaggaacttgaagctggacaCACGTTCTACAGccagcccgttaatgtggatggggtcatgcgtgcttcctttcttcttcctgaagtccacaatgagctcctttgagtcttattggtgttaaggagcaggttgttatcagcgcaccatgtggccaggtgctgtacctcttccctgtaggttgtcactgatgaggccaatcaccgtggtgtcatctgcaaacttaatgatggagttggatccatgcacaggcttgcagtcgtgggtgtaaagggagtagaggaatgggctcagcacacagccctgtggtacgccagtattaagtgtgatggtggtggagtgggtgtggcctgaccgaacatgctgaggcctgttggtcagaaagtccataatccagttgcagagggaggtgttgatgtccaggtctccaagttttgtggtcagcttggagggaatgacggtgttaaatgctgaactgaagtcaacaaacaacatcctaacatacgtgttgttattgtccaggtgtgtgagtgcagagtgcagcactgtgcatactgcatcctctgttctcctatttctgcggtaggcaaattggtgtgggtccagtgtgggtgggaggcagtctttgagatgtgctaggaccagtcgctcgaagcacttcataatgatgggtgtgagtgctacggggcgatagtcattcaggcacattggggaggagtgtttcggtactggcacaatggatgtggacttaaaacatgttggcacagttgcttgggtgagggacaggttgaaaatgtctgtgaagacccctgcaagctgctctgcacatgcattaagcacacgtccaggaatgccatcagggccagcagccttgcgtgcgttgatccggctcagtgcagtgtggacatctgtggaggtgagtttaaggggttggtggtctgctgagtgtgtaattttggtggccgtctccttgctgtcacTGTTGAAGcaagcataaaagtcatttagctcgttaaggaaggaaaCGTCTGTGACCGTTGGAGTGAAGTTgattgacttgtagtcactgatgatctgtaTGCCCTGCCACATGCATCGTTTTCCAGAAACAGATAAATCATGCCTGGGAGGTTTTTCTGCGTATTCTGCAGCGTCTCTGGTTTCTTGTCCCGCTAGAGGCTCCTCTTactctatatatacacatacatactgtGAGACACACATCAGTGCTGAACTCAGTCTCTGCACAAGATGAATCTGCCTGTGAACGTTTGATCTGATGATGGTGGTGACAATGGTAAtgttgattatgatgatgatggcggtgatgacaatgatgatgatggtgaaggTGATGGTGATTATGTTgacggtgatgatgatgatgatgatgatgatgatgataacgtGATGACGGTGATGGTGATGATCATGTTGAcagtggtgatgatggtgatgtgctgatgatgatgatggtgaaggtgatgatgatgatgatgatgatgatgattttgatgttggtcaatcaatcaatcacctttatttatatagtgctttaaacaaaatacattgcgtcaaagcactgaacaacattcattaggaaaacagtgtgtcaataatgcagaatgatagttaaagacagttcatcattgaattcagtgatgtcatctctgttcagttaaatagtgtctgtgcatttatttgcaatcaagtcaatgatatcgctgtagatgaagtgaccccaactaagcaagccagaggcgacagcggcaaggaaccgaaactccatcagtgacagaatggagaaaaaaaccttgggagaaaccaggctcagttgggggcagttctcctctgaccagacgaaaccagtagttcaattccagactgcagcaaagtcagattgtgcagaagaatcatctgtttcctgtggtcttgtcctggtgctcctctgagacaaggtctttacaggggatctgtatctgggctctagttgtcctggtctccgctgtctttcagggatgtagaggtcctttctaggtgctgatccaccatctggtctggatacgtactggatccgggtgactgcagtgaccctctgatctggacacagactggatctggtggctacggtgacctcggaataagagagaaacagactaatattagcgtagatgccattcttctaatgatgtagaaggtacacgttatgtgaagtgtttccggttccggtttacctaattaatgcagcctaaaaatcctttaacggatttggatattaaaagcatattagtatgttatgtgtatgccaggttaaagagatgggtctctagatttaaactgcaagagtgtgtctgcctcccaaacaatgttagggaagatattccagagtttaggcgccaaataggaaaaggatctgccgcccgcagttgattttgatattctaggtattatcaaattgcctgagttttgagaacgtagcggacgtagaggagtataatgtaaaaggagctcattcaaatactgaggtgctaaaccattcagggctttataagtaataagcaatattttaaaatctatacgatgtttgatagggagccagtgcagtgtggacaggaccgggctaatatggtcatacttcctggttctagtaagaactctagctgctgcattttggactagctgtagtttgtttactaagcgtgcagaacaaccacccagtaaagcattacaatagtctaaccttgaagtcataaatgcatggattaacatttctgcatttgacattgaaagcataggccgtaatttagatatatttttgagatggaaaaatgcagttttacaaatgctagaaatctggctttctaaggaaagattgcgatcaagtagcacacctaggttcctaactgatgacgaagaattgacagagcaaccatcaagtcttcgacagtgttctaggttattacaagcagagtttttaggccctatgattaacacctctgttttttctgaatttagcagtaagaaattactcgtcatccaattttttatatcgattatgcattccattagtttttcaaattggtgtgtttcaccgggctgcgaggaaatatagagctgagtatcatcagcataacagtgaaagctaacaccatgtttcctgatgatatctcccaagggtaacatataaagtgtgaagagtagcggccctagtactgagccttgaggtactccatactgcacttgtgatcgatatgatacatcttcattcactgctacgaactgatggctgTCGtgtaagtacgatttaaaccatgctaatgcacttccactgatgccaacaaagtgttcaagtctatgcaaaagaatgttgtggtcaattgtgtcaaacgcagcactaagatccaataaaactaatagagagatacacccacgatcagatgataagagcagatcatttgtaactctaaggagagcagtctcagtactatgatacggtctaaatcctgactggaaatcctcacatataccattattctctaagaaggaatataattgtgaggataccaccttttctagtatcttggacagaaaagggagattcgagattggtctataattaacaagttctctggggtcaagttgtgtttttttatgagaggcttaataacagccagtttgaaggttttggggacatatcctaatgacaatgaggaattaataatagtcagaagaggacctatgacttctggaagcacctcttttaggagcttagatggtatagggtctaacatacatgttgttggtttagatgatttaacaagtttatacaattcttcctctcctatagtagagaatgagtggaactgttcctcagggggtctatagtgcactgtctgatgtgatactgtagctgacggctgaatggttgcaattttatctctaatagtatcgattttagaagtaaagtagttcataaagtcattactgttgtggtgttgggaaatgtcaacacttgttgaggctttatttttcgttaatttagccactgtattgaataaatacctggggttatgtttgttttcttctaaaagagaagaaaagtaatcagatctagcagtttttaatgcttttctataggatatgctactttcccgccaagcaatacgaaatacctctagttttgttttcctccagctgcgctccatttttcgggctgctctctttagggtgcgagtatgctcattataccatggtgtcaaactgttttccttaacctttcttaagcgtaaaggagcaactgtatttaaagtgctagaaaacagagagtccatagtttctgttacatcatcaagttgttctgaggttttggatatgctaaggaattcggatacatcaggaagataacgtaaaaagcagtcttttgtggtagaagtgatggttcttccatacttgtaacaagaagtagaatttacaattttggctatatgaagtttacacagaactaaataatgatctgagatatcatcacttggctgaataat
The window above is part of the Carassius auratus strain Wakin unplaced genomic scaffold, ASM336829v1 scaf_tig00216384, whole genome shotgun sequence genome. Proteins encoded here:
- the LOC113097729 gene encoding NADH dehydrogenase [ubiquinone] 1 alpha subcomplex assembly factor 3; the encoded protein is MLSSPMRVSVCAHSWVPCVMAAVSCARLLSPGSVHGLRLGSWLLPALSRVSQARRHRLGPADDELYQRTTVSLLQKEGGGAVIYSYSPRGFNISGNRVMGPCAVLPPAVLQWNVGHHTDITVESLSLFYLLEPRIEILVLGTGARTERLDTSVLDFLKKKGIAVEVQDTPNACATFNFLSSERRLAAAGLIPPPAAE